The Bubalus bubalis isolate 160015118507 breed Murrah chromosome 8, NDDB_SH_1, whole genome shotgun sequence sequence GTACATTATTCAATCCAAAATGTAAAGAATTTAGAAATAGAACTTTTCATCCCATGCTTAGAATCCTTAATCTGGGATAAGTAATCTGATTCCACAAAATGGATTTATGATTTCTAGCCTGGAATATTCTATGCAAGCTAATAACTTCAGTTCCATGATTTGGAGTCCTCATCAGTTAGGTTGTAAATTGTCTGCTGAGTGGTCTCTGAAATTTTGTATATAGCATTTAGGTTCTTCTTTTGACAGTGAGAAAGGGACGAAGACAATGTCTCCAAAAGTATAAAATCTTTACCAAATAATGGCTAAAAAAATTTCAACcattaggtgtgtgtgtgtgcatgtgtgtgcgtgtatgtgtgtgtgtatacatgtgtataaatatatattttttagcttggttttttcctttggggaacaaaagagatgataaagaagaaaatgagacaaaGTCACACAAATATGGCTTCAGAGAAGCTGTCTCCTTTCAGCATGGCATAAGGTGCCGTAAGCAAGACATACTGGGATAGCTGCTTACCTACATCACAGGGACCCTTAGTCAAGCTCACAACAAATAGTCTCCATTAGCATATGAAGCCTAAGGAGGAATCTAGGGTgggatatattatttttaaaatattgtttataaataagtatttaaagatatacacatgcacacacatgggcttcccagatgtctcagtggtaaagaatctacctgccaatgcaggaggcacaggagacacagatttgaaccctgggctgggaagatcccctggagaaagggaagaaatagcaacccactccagtattcttgcctggaatattccatggacagaggagcctggcaggctacagtccatgaggtctcaagttggacatgactgatatatatatatatgtacatattttttaatttttatgtataaatgtaaaaatatatttaaatgtttatgtatatataaatcatcctgataaaatgatgaaattttaaaaatctagtagcTAAAAAGAATTTGAATGTTAGCAATATAATTTTCTATTACAATAGTAGTATCAATAATTCTTCAATGATAAACTATaaagaaacaaactcaaaacTGAGAAATTCAACATTTTATGCTCCCTTCATCCTATAATACTGCATCAAGCATTTGAGCAGGATGCAGAACAGTCTAGGGTAGTGTGAGGTACTGCTCATTCCATGCCAAGGTTAAAACTTCAGTGAGTTTCCATTGGCTGAATCAGTGCATAAATTAATGCTATTCAGAACAGCTTTAACTTGTACAGCTGACTTAGGAAATGTGTGACTAAGCTTCTAAATTGGCATCGAAGCCACATTGACAGGAGCTGCCTTATCACTGTACCACTTTCTGCCTTTCACCCCGCCTTACTTCCTCCTATTACCATAATTACTTTCATCACAGGCAGCTGAAGTTTCTCCTTCAAAAAGAAGCCCTTGGTAACTGGCCCTGCTTAAAGCTATGGGTCTCTGAAAATGTGGTGTGTCTCTTTCATTTACATGATGATGAAGTGAAAGCCTCTTAATTTGGGTCATTATCAATACATAAATCTATAGAGAAAATTAACATGCATTTACAATGCAACCAAATGCACATGATTTATTGTGCTTATAGTGTGTAAATACAGAAGGAAAAGTCCAGCCCTCAGATTCCCTGGACATGAAGCACTGCCAGCGACTAATGGGGCAATTCACACCTTCAGGAAAGGTCAGCCTCTGGCTCTCATAGCTCATCCTCATTTTAACTGAACTTGCTCTCTAATTTTAGAGAAACCGTCACACATAAATCTGTCTACACTGACCCATTTTCCTGTGGAGGGTTTGTGAGTGGCAAAATGGGTTTCCATACCTGATTGTGGACTTTGTTTGGGGATTTTGGCTACCTCTTGAGGGCTGGAAGTAGAGGGCACTCGCTGGTTGGCAGAGCTGTGCATACTGCTGGGAGCTGCCACGGAGACATTCTTGCGAGGTTTCATATCCTGCAGCCACATGGGTGAGGCCTCGAAGGCCTGCATCCTCCGGGCGTGGCTGTTGGCGTTGACTTTTAGGTAGGCCTGGGCTTTGTGTTCCTGAAGCTCTCCATAATTGGCGTCGGTCACCCTGCACTCATATAAGCCTTCATCCTTTTTCCTCACTTTGGAAATCTGAAGCTTGTGAGAGATGTCATTGCCTTGGACTTTCACTGTCTGAAAAATTGGAGGTAAAAAAACAAAGTGCTACATCAAGTGATTTCGTTTCCGTATCTTGTCCTGAGCTTGCTAAGGTTGGAAAATTAAAAGGTCTTAATGGCCTCACAGCCACAGTcagaaagctttttatttcctcagcaGTCTAATTAGAAGATCTTATTTATCTTATTCTATTAACACCTAGATTTACAAGATCATGGAAACATGAGTTTAGTCCAGCTGAACCAGATTCCATAAGCCACATGGTTTGCATTTGGTACCAGCTCTACCATGATCCCATCAGGGGACTGGCCTCTGCCAGGTGAGCTCAACTGAATGAAGCAGAACCTAATGCGTGCATAGTTTACAAAGCCTCTCTCCTTCACTGTAGGCTACCTACCACTCTGAGAGATCACAAAAACATGCTGTTGGTCACAGCTGAGTTTAAGTGGGAATGTGCTTTTAATCCCCACTTCAGGATGATTACTAAATGGACTGACAAAATAGACTTGGATAGTAAAGTTTTTACTCCAGCTGTTGGTGCAGTCTGACCTAtagccatggggtggcaagacTCAGGGAGCAAATGAATATCACCTGAAATCCTATGACTTGGAATACATGGCCCTGCTACCACAGGGTCTGTGTGCTGTTGGAACTTGAGATGCCATTAATTAAACACTGCTttgattttcaaaatagaaacCGACTCTCACTTCTGATATTGTTTATAGCAGATTaacacaaagaatatatatatggtaatatagaatatataaaattctaCATAATATGCAATAGATCTGTAAGCATCTTTATCAGAAGAGGTAGATTTGATATACatcatattattatattatcTATGACTGACAGTGATGGACTTCATATGACACTCAAGATCTGGATTTGGATAATTTCCAAATTAatgtcaaaagacaaagaagagaagtgagaaggCAAAAAGTTATTCCTGTACTGGGCATTACACTTTCAAACAGtcataaataatttagaaaatctgGGAAGTGTTCATCTGGTTTTTACATATAGAACTGTATATATAAACAGTTTTCAACATCTGAACCATAACCGTAAGTATGCATTTATGTACATGAAAATTACATACAAATATTATTAAGACTGTAAAACTAATGGGAAATAGtagtttcaaatatattttcaactgGGTGTCCTGATAATGTTGGGGTAGTCAGAGTGCTTAtatattattattccattttataataTACTGAGGCTTAGGGGGTTTGGGTCAGTGCATGTCAATGTTGACTGTACACTAGAATCACCTGAGGAGGTTCAGAAAATACTCTCATTTGGATTAATGCAGAAACACTTTGCATTTTCCAGGGCAAAGCTCATACTGTATTTTGTAAAAACTCACCTGGGAATTAAAATTAACTGCTGACTTAGGATCTATGATCAAGGTCACATACCAGGTGAACTGGGAACACACTGCTTTCTACCTCTGTGTTTAGAGCTCTTTCCAGTTGACTAGATTGTATGAACTCTGGGCATTGATAATGCTGTTAGCAGTTGTGTGCATGACTATGCAACTAACTGCATGTTTCTCTAGGTCAAGATATATGAGGCTGCTTTACCACCTGTCTTTGGAGGATTGGGGTATGggtgaaaaatgaaagatgaatAGGAAATAAACAATCTATctaattatatgtgtatatataaatgaatatttaagaaaaacatcATTAATAACTGATCTTACCAATAAAGCTTTTCTAGCACTGTTGGAAAACAACAGATTCTGTGATATAAGaataattaaattgaaaaagtcTAAAAAGTCAGTGAGTTTATGAAAAGAAATTGGGAGTTTCTGatttatatcttatttttgatattttcttccatGCTGAGATTATATATTTAGATTAGAGAATTTGattttattagcatatttttACATTACTATGATGTAACCCCAATATTCTATCACTTTATATGTGCTTAAAATAGCCTCagaataaatttccttttaaaatgtgattttcagATTCCTTATACACATATTACTTCTAGTAATGGAAAGTTGTTTACTAATTATCAACAAACTAAATAATTCTATTAGTATAAAGTGATTCTAGATGGCTTCCTCTGAGGTATAgtaaattttctttctaatttcagACAATTATGAGCAGTAATAGCCAGCAGAGTAGAAACACATCTCTGTATTTTCAACAGGTTAACCTCCTCTAACAatgctttaatatttatattgGCTTTTGGTCTTATATTACATGATTTTGAACACTGGCATTAGAAATGCCAATGCCATTGAAAGTTGAGTTATTTTAATTACAACTTCAACTCCCTGTTGAacgctttaattttttttttctgcctgggaagattttcatcttttacttgctattgaaggataattattgGTATAAATtggtataaataaattattagtaTTGCTGCCTTTTACTGTTATAGTTAATAAAAGCAAGAAAGTGTCACATTCCTCTTTGGGTGCAAAATGATTCCCaagtaatttttcaaatatttataccattatgataaataattttattgtatgAATTCTAAATCTGCTTCAATGTGTTTGTACCCAGTGAGGTAAGGTAAGACAGAGCCAGAGGGCTCTTGTCGTGCGTGTGCAAATTTCCTCTATTGGGAACAGTAAGTATAAACACTTTTGAAAACCGAAATTCACTAACTGGTTCCCCGGGCCGAGTGCAGCGGTTGCGTTGACACTCACGCTGATCTTGGTCCCATCTCCGTCAGGGTCCCGGTCTGGCAGCAGCTCAGCCTGTGGGGAGGAACGGGGAGGGGGGCATACGGGTGCTCAGACCTCGCCCAGCCGGAGCCCTCCGCAGCGCAAACCTGGAGGGA is a genomic window containing:
- the VSTM2A gene encoding V-set and transmembrane domain-containing protein 2A isoform X2, which encodes MMGIFLAYVGFVFFSVLYIQQGLSSQAKFTEFPRNVTATEGQNVEMSCAFQSGSASVYLEIQWWFLRGPEDLEPGADVAGAQAELLPDRDPDGDGTKISTVKVQGNDISHKLQISKVRKKDEGLYECRVTDANYGELQEHKAQAYLKVNANSHARRMQAFEASPMWLQDMKPRKNVSVAAPSSMHSSANQRVPSTSSPQEVAKIPKQSPQSAKSKSPVKSTERTAKLTLNSKHHSAPTVL
- the VSTM2A gene encoding V-set and transmembrane domain-containing protein 2A isoform X1, with translation MMGIFLAYVGFVFFSVLYIQQGLSSQAKFTEFPRNVTATEGQNVEMSCAFQSGSASVYLEIQWWFLRGPEDLEPGADVAGAQAELLPDRDPDGDGTKISTVKVQGNDISHKLQISKVRKKDEGLYECRVTDANYGELQEHKAQAYLKVNANSHARRMQAFEASPMWLQDMKPRKNVSVAAPSSMHSSANQRVPSTSSPQEVAKIPKQSPQSGMETHFATHKPSTGKWVSVDRFMCDGFSKIREQVQLK
- the VSTM2A gene encoding V-set and transmembrane domain-containing protein 2A isoform X4, translated to MMGIFLAYVGFVFFSVLYIQQGLSSQAKFTEFPRNVTATEGQNVEMSCAFQSGSASVYLEIQWWFLRGPEDLEPGADVAGAQAELLPDRDPDGDGTKISTVKVQGNDISHKLQISKVRKKDEGLYECRVTDANYGELQEHKAQAYLKVNANSHARRMQAFEASPMWLQDMKPRKNVSVAAPSSMHSSANQRVPSTSSPQEVAKIPKQSPQSVHAKTFMGTRAKLAS
- the VSTM2A gene encoding V-set and transmembrane domain-containing protein 2A isoform X3, which encodes MMGIFLAYVGFVFFSVLYIQQGLSSQAKFTEFPRNVTATEGQNVEMSCAFQSGSASVYLEIQWWFLRGPEDLEPGADVAGAQAELLPDRDPDGDGTKISTVKVQGNDISHKLQISKVRKKDEGLYECRVTDANYGELQEHKAQAYLKVNANSHARRMQAFEASPMWLQDMKPRKNVSVAAPSSMHSSANQRVPSTSSPQEVAKIPKQSPQSGARIATSHGLSVLLLVCGFVKGALL